From the Candidatus Nealsonbacteria bacterium genome, one window contains:
- a CDS encoding HD domain-containing protein, with protein sequence MKYQDRIYGTIEINELAILDLIESSSIQRMKGVDQHGYFEPYFPGTAYSRFEHSLGVFILLKKFKTSLLEQIAGLLHDVSHTVFSHVVDYVFSNGSGDRQNFQDDCLEEFIEKSEIPEILNKYKINYKDILDDSRFPLKEKELPDLCADRIDYFLRELKVTGKATQKEIDKFINNLIIVNNFWVFKEKELAKKYAYLFLEINNWF encoded by the coding sequence ATGAAATACCAAGATAGAATTTATGGAACAATCGAAATAAACGAACTAGCCATTTTAGATTTAATAGAATCTTCGAGCATACAAAGAATGAAGGGTGTAGATCAGCACGGTTATTTTGAACCATATTTTCCCGGCACTGCCTATAGTAGATTTGAACACTCGCTCGGAGTTTTTATTTTACTTAAAAAATTTAAAACTTCGTTATTAGAACAGATAGCAGGATTACTTCACGATGTTTCTCATACTGTTTTTTCTCACGTAGTAGATTATGTTTTTAGTAACGGTTCTGGAGATAGGCAAAATTTTCAAGATGATTGTCTAGAAGAATTTATTGAAAAATCAGAAATTCCTGAGATCCTTAATAAGTATAAAATTAACTACAAGGATATTTTAGATGATTCAAGATTTCCATTAAAAGAAAAGGAGTTGCCCGATTTATGCGCCGATAGAATAGATTATTTCTTGAGAGAATTAAAAGTAACCGGCAAGGCTACGCAAAAAGAAATAGATAAATTTATAAACAATTTGATAATTGTTAATAATTTCTGGGTTTTTAAAGAAAAAGAATTAGCTAAAAAATATGCATATTTATTCTTGGAGATAAACAACTGGTTTTGA
- a CDS encoding asparagine synthase-related protein → MNNEKINFVNNWREVINMPIIDRENHRWSLRKLEAILFHSVKTCARQCLKDNNGEIHTTLSGGLDSSFCLALIRKITGPDCSIYTYTIGGSERNPDIIFARKVSKVFNSIHYELIPKIQEIRKARRVFRDLFKNNYKTDIYRSGDLGVFLICQFITGLNNYRPISLISHDGIDELLGGYWDHRGAKEKTDKIKAFEDYWSHLKGNHLRPLENTASHFGISVIFPYLQKRVVEYITRIPVEERTSHDRSKIPLRDIAKEYLPSEVIKRKKLGFNTATLI, encoded by the coding sequence TTGAATAATGAAAAGATAAATTTTGTTAACAACTGGAGAGAAGTTATCAACATGCCAATAATTGATAGAGAGAATCATAGATGGAGCCTTCGAAAACTAGAAGCTATCTTGTTTCACTCGGTAAAGACTTGTGCGCGTCAATGCTTAAAAGATAATAACGGAGAAATACACACCACTTTATCGGGAGGGTTAGATTCTTCTTTTTGCTTAGCTTTGATTAGAAAAATAACTGGTCCTGACTGTTCAATTTATACTTACACGATTGGAGGCAGTGAAAGAAATCCAGATATAATTTTTGCAAGGAAAGTTTCTAAGGTTTTTAACTCTATTCATTATGAGCTTATTCCAAAGATCCAAGAGATAAGAAAGGCGAGACGTGTGTTTAGGGATCTGTTTAAGAACAACTACAAGACCGACATTTATAGATCTGGAGACTTAGGTGTATTCTTGATATGTCAATTTATTACAGGACTTAATAATTATCGTCCTATTAGTCTTATTAGTCATGACGGAATTGATGAACTGTTGGGTGGTTATTGGGATCACAGAGGAGCCAAAGAAAAAACAGACAAAATCAAAGCGTTTGAAGATTACTGGTCTCACTTAAAAGGTAATCATCTTCGGCCTCTTGAAAACACAGCAAGTCACTTCGGAATTTCTGTAATTTTTCCCTATTTACAGAAAAGAGTGGTAGAATATATCACTCGAATACCAGTCGAAGAAAGAACTAGCCACGATAGAAGTAAAATTCCCTTAAGAGATATTGCTAAAGAATACCTTCCTTCAGAAGTTATAAAGAGAAAAAAATTAGGATTTAATACGGCAACACTAATATAA
- a CDS encoding polyhydroxyalkanoic acid system family protein has product MSKIYLRHETSLLSAKIKEKADNLIEEALGKYKDQVSGLRKEWKGNTLVFLFKVKGFFVSGEVIIEDNLIIVEAKIPLVAAPFKRKIEAKFYEKARELFP; this is encoded by the coding sequence TTGTCAAAAATTTATTTAAGGCACGAAACTAGCTTATTATCTGCTAAGATTAAGGAAAAAGCGGACAATTTGATAGAAGAAGCTTTAGGAAAATATAAAGATCAAGTCTCTGGTTTAAGAAAAGAATGGAAAGGGAATACTTTAGTTTTTCTGTTTAAAGTCAAAGGTTTTTTTGTTTCTGGCGAGGTAATAATAGAAGACAACTTAATTATAGTTGAAGCGAAAATACCTTTAGTGGCAGCTCCATTTAAAAGAAAGATTGAAGCTAAATTTTACGAAAAAGCAAGAGAGTTGTTTCCCTAA
- a CDS encoding DegT/DnrJ/EryC1/StrS family aminotransferase, with protein MKYKVNFINSSYRRYYQAHKAEINKAFQKCASQGDFVLRKDVEIFEKTLAKFCGTKYAVGVNSGTDAIFLSLKALGIGKGDEVITVSHTFIASIQVIIHCGAIPIFIDVKDDGLMDVSQIRKVIAPKTKAIMPIHLSGKVCEMDEIMKIAKKYKLAVIEDACQALGAIYNKKKAGSIGDTGCFSFISAKLMGCYGDGGGITTNRKDIYKKLLLLRNHWNINQLSLLGYQPKQPKIMDWGWNSRLDNVQAAILNVKFKYLNWILKRRKNIAMQYNKELKGIKSLKLPVQYAGQIYQEYILNMPNIYKFRKFMEKKGIELLIRDTTPNYKLKGLGLDHFDLPLTDKLALNSVRLPIYPELKDEEVKYIIKSVKEFFKRK; from the coding sequence ATGAAATACAAAGTAAATTTTATCAATTCAAGCTATAGGAGATATTATCAGGCGCACAAAGCGGAAATAAATAAAGCATTCCAAAAATGTGCCAGCCAGGGAGACTTTGTCCTTAGAAAAGATGTGGAAATATTTGAAAAGACTCTCGCTAAATTTTGCGGAACAAAATATGCTGTAGGCGTTAATAGCGGGACAGACGCCATTTTTTTGTCTTTAAAAGCATTGGGGATAGGAAAAGGGGATGAGGTAATTACCGTATCCCATACTTTTATCGCTTCAATACAGGTTATTATCCACTGCGGGGCAATTCCTATTTTTATTGACGTAAAAGACGATGGCCTGATGGATGTCAGCCAGATAAGGAAAGTTATTGCTCCAAAAACCAAAGCGATTATGCCTATTCATTTGTCGGGAAAAGTTTGCGAAATGGACGAAATAATGAAAATTGCCAAAAAATATAAGTTAGCCGTAATAGAAGATGCTTGTCAGGCATTAGGGGCGATATACAATAAAAAGAAGGCGGGTAGCATTGGAGACACGGGATGTTTTAGTTTTATTTCAGCAAAATTAATGGGGTGCTATGGAGATGGCGGGGGGATAACTACAAACAGGAAAGATATTTATAAAAAATTATTATTGTTAAGGAATCATTGGAATATTAACCAATTATCTTTATTAGGATATCAGCCAAAGCAACCGAAAATAATGGATTGGGGTTGGAATTCCAGATTGGATAATGTTCAAGCAGCAATTCTTAATGTAAAATTTAAGTATCTTAATTGGATATTGAAAAGAAGAAAAAATATTGCGATGCAATATAACAAAGAACTGAAAGGAATTAAAAGTTTAAAACTTCCTGTTCAGTACGCGGGACAGATTTACCAGGAGTATATTCTCAATATGCCCAATATCTATAAATTTAGAAAATTTATGGAAAAGAAAGGAATAGAACTTCTGATAAGAGATACGACCCCCAATTATAAATTAAAAGGACTCGGACTCGACCATTTTGATCTTCCCTTGACCGATAAGCTTGCTTTAAATAGTGTCAGGTTGCCAATTTATCCGGAGTTAAAAGATGAAGAAGTAAAATATATCATTAAAAGCGTTAAAGAATTTTTTAAACGAAAATAA
- a CDS encoding sugar phosphate nucleotidyltransferase: MIKKAIIPIAGLGTRFLPLSTVIPKELFPLVDKPAIQYIIEEAKASGVQEIIFIVSPKKKEILSYFKENPELEKTLKSRNKESLLKELQKIKEVSKGISFLSVSQPKPLGDGHAILQAKKLIGKDPCGVFFADDIIDSKIPCFSQLTNIFRTSQAPIIGLKKVLDDKISNYGIVEVEKISSRLYKVKKIIEKPDKKSAPSNLAIVGRYILTPEVFSYLEKASPNSKKEIILAEALGKMLDDGKMIYGYEFDGKWLECGTKSSWIYSFLYLCSKHPEFGPKLKDLIKEI, encoded by the coding sequence ATGATAAAAAAAGCCATAATTCCCATTGCCGGCCTGGGGACAAGATTTTTGCCCCTCTCTACCGTTATTCCCAAAGAACTTTTCCCTTTGGTGGATAAACCGGCAATTCAATATATCATCGAAGAAGCCAAAGCTTCCGGGGTCCAGGAGATTATTTTTATTGTTAGTCCGAAGAAAAAAGAAATTTTGAGTTATTTTAAAGAGAATCCGGAGCTTGAAAAAACCTTAAAAAGCAGAAACAAAGAAAGCCTGTTAAAAGAGCTGCAGAAAATCAAAGAAGTTTCAAAAGGAATTTCTTTTTTATCGGTTTCTCAGCCAAAGCCTTTGGGTGACGGTCATGCTATTTTGCAGGCAAAAAAACTGATAGGAAAAGATCCTTGCGGTGTTTTTTTTGCCGATGATATAATTGATTCTAAAATTCCTTGTTTTTCACAATTAACCAATATTTTTCGGACATCGCAGGCCCCGATTATCGGTTTGAAAAAAGTTTTAGACGACAAAATTTCCAATTACGGAATAGTGGAGGTTGAAAAAATTTCAAGCCGTCTTTATAAAGTGAAAAAAATTATAGAAAAACCGGATAAAAAATCAGCCCCGTCTAACCTGGCTATCGTAGGTAGATATATTTTAACTCCCGAAGTTTTTTCTTATCTGGAAAAGGCTTCTCCCAACTCAAAAAAAGAAATAATTCTGGCTGAAGCTTTGGGCAAAATGCTGGATGATGGTAAAATGATTTATGGCTATGAATTTGACGGAAAATGGCTTGAATGCGGCACGAAAAGCTCTTGGATTTATTCTTTTCTTTATCTTTGCTCCAAGCATCCGGAATTCGGTCCCAAACTAAAAGATCTTATAAAAGAAATATAA
- a CDS encoding NAD(P)H-hydrate dehydratase, whose protein sequence is MINVTKDILKIIYKERPPEAKKYDYGLLLVIGGSEFYSGSPALSALAGLRAGADMAYVIAPRRAADIIASFGPDLAAYPLEGKCLTEKHLSTLISMTESAKIVSHGKTAVVIGGGAGRSEETKKVIKDYLSQISIPAVIDADAIHAIADCPELISKKPFLITPHSFEFFILTGKEIKGLPIEEKIEVVQEQARNLGITILLKGKIDIISDGKETALSNTGSPYMSIGGTGDALAGIAGSILAQGFDPFLAAQAAAFINGKAGELAAKSKKESMLTTDLIEVISKVLH, encoded by the coding sequence ATGATAAACGTAACAAAGGATATTTTAAAAATAATTTATAAGGAAAGACCGCCCGAAGCAAAAAAATACGATTACGGCTTACTTCTGGTAATCGGCGGTTCGGAATTTTATTCCGGGTCTCCAGCTTTGTCGGCTTTGGCCGGCTTGAGGGCCGGAGCGGATATGGCTTACGTAATTGCTCCCAGGAGAGCAGCTGATATAATCGCTTCTTTCGGACCGGACTTGGCCGCTTATCCTTTAGAAGGAAAGTGTTTGACGGAAAAACATTTGTCTACTTTAATTTCCATGACTGAATCGGCTAAAATTGTTTCTCATGGGAAAACTGCGGTTGTAATTGGCGGGGGAGCGGGTCGGAGCGAAGAAACTAAAAAAGTAATCAAGGATTATCTTTCTCAAATTTCAATACCAGCCGTCATTGATGCCGACGCCATTCACGCGATAGCCGATTGTCCGGAATTAATTTCAAAAAAGCCATTCTTAATCACCCCCCACAGTTTTGAGTTTTTTATTTTAACCGGCAAAGAAATAAAAGGACTTCCTATTGAAGAAAAAATAGAAGTAGTCCAAGAACAAGCCAGAAATTTGGGGATTACCATTTTATTGAAAGGGAAAATTGATATAATTTCTGACGGCAAGGAAACGGCTTTAAGTAATACCGGAAGCCCTTACATGAGTATTGGCGGCACCGGAGACGCTTTGGCGGGCATAGCGGGTTCCATTTTAGCTCAAGGATTCGATCCTTTTTTGGCCGCCCAGGCCGCAGCTTTCATTAACGGCAAGGCCGGTGAATTAGCGGCCAAATCAAAAAAAGAATCAATGCTAACCACTGATTTAATTGAAGTCATATCCAAGGTTTTGCATTGA
- a CDS encoding FAD-dependent oxidoreductase: MKNIYDLVIIGGGPAGITAGIYAARKKINTLLLSKDFVGQTGKALLVENYPGFEQIEGAELAAVLKRHLEKFKIEIDEESVIGLKKNKDFFEIKTKNLEYSAKSVIITSGAKPKFLGVPGEKEFVGRGVSYCTICDAPFFKEKTVAVAGSGNSGIEASLELTKYAKKVYILEFSSKLKADEVNQEKIKKNNKIEIILSAQIKEIKGENFVKSVIYQDQNNKKLREIFLDGVFIQIGWEPAADFAKGLVNFNEKKEIEINLLTNETKTPGLFAAGDVTCILFKQMIIAAGEGAKAALSCYDYLKK, from the coding sequence ATGAAAAACATATATGATTTAGTTATTATTGGAGGAGGTCCTGCGGGCATTACCGCAGGAATTTATGCTGCAAGAAAGAAAATAAATACTTTATTGCTTTCCAAAGACTTTGTCGGACAAACGGGAAAAGCTCTTTTGGTTGAAAATTATCCCGGATTTGAGCAGATTGAAGGAGCAGAGCTTGCGGCAGTGCTTAAAAGACATTTGGAAAAATTTAAAATTGAAATAGACGAAGAAAGCGTAATTGGACTTAAAAAGAACAAAGATTTTTTTGAAATTAAAACCAAAAATTTAGAATATTCGGCAAAGAGCGTTATTATTACAAGCGGAGCCAAGCCCAAATTTTTGGGTGTTCCCGGAGAAAAAGAATTTGTCGGTCGCGGCGTATCTTACTGTACTATTTGCGACGCCCCATTTTTTAAAGAAAAAACCGTTGCAGTGGCAGGCAGCGGAAACAGCGGAATTGAGGCCTCTTTGGAGCTGACAAAATATGCTAAAAAAGTTTATATTTTAGAATTTTCTTCAAAACTGAAAGCCGATGAAGTTAACCAAGAAAAAATTAAAAAAAATAATAAAATAGAAATAATTTTATCGGCTCAAATTAAAGAGATAAAAGGGGAAAATTTTGTAAAGTCGGTTATTTACCAAGACCAAAACAATAAAAAGTTAAGGGAAATTTTTTTAGACGGAGTTTTTATTCAAATTGGCTGGGAGCCGGCGGCTGATTTTGCCAAAGGATTGGTAAATTTTAACGAAAAAAAAGAGATCGAAATTAATCTTTTAACAAATGAAACTAAAACGCCGGGATTGTTTGCCGCCGGCGATGTAACCTGTATTCTCTTCAAACAAATGATAATAGCTGCGGGAGAAGGAGCTAAGGCCGCTCTTTCTTGTTATGATTATTTAAAAAAATAG
- a CDS encoding glycosyltransferase, translating to MKIGFFTDYYLPSAAGVTVSIETFRKEMENRGHEVFIFAPASKNYKDKNPNVYRFRALTLSKTRDLYLALPFLPGSRKIQEILSLKLDVIHAQSPFSLGFLGKYIAMRQKIPFIYTHHTHLEEYAKFYLKENFFTPSLAKTWTTFFCNLSSSIITPSEKIKKVLKNYGVKKEISVLPTGVDLNVFKKSLKQRAILRKKLNIDEKSRVLMFVGRMEAEKNPLFLVEALKEVLKKKNNVFLIMIGTGPYEKKAKELAEKLGIEKFVKCTGRIPYEEIPSFYQGSDIFSFASLTETQGIVVLEAEAAGLPVVVLEDDVFAGIIKDGKNGFIIQKQKPEVFADSILKILEDKKLYNKFSEVSQKIAKSFSKEKQAKKLLDIYKKSLKDHENNNHSRISKLINFLGKVKSLIR from the coding sequence ATGAAAATTGGCTTTTTTACTGATTATTATTTGCCTTCCGCCGCCGGAGTTACGGTTTCCATAGAAACCTTCAGAAAAGAAATGGAAAACAGGGGCCACGAGGTTTTTATCTTCGCTCCAGCTTCAAAAAATTATAAAGACAAAAACCCGAATGTCTACAGGTTCAGAGCCTTGACCCTTTCCAAAACAAGAGACCTTTATCTTGCTTTGCCTTTTTTACCGGGAAGCCGCAAAATTCAAGAAATTTTAAGTTTAAAATTAGACGTAATTCACGCCCAATCTCCTTTCAGTCTGGGATTTTTAGGAAAATACATTGCAATGAGGCAAAAAATTCCCTTTATCTACACCCATCACACTCACTTGGAAGAATACGCTAAGTTTTATCTTAAAGAAAACTTCTTCACCCCCTCTTTGGCTAAAACTTGGACGACTTTTTTCTGTAATCTATCCAGTTCTATCATTACTCCTTCAGAAAAAATAAAAAAAGTTTTAAAAAATTACGGAGTAAAAAAGGAAATTTCTGTTCTTCCGACCGGCGTTGATTTAAATGTTTTTAAAAAATCATTAAAGCAAAGGGCGATTTTAAGAAAAAAACTAAACATTGACGAGAAAAGTAGGGTTTTAATGTTTGTCGGCAGAATGGAAGCTGAAAAAAATCCTTTATTCTTGGTGGAGGCCTTAAAAGAAGTTTTAAAGAAAAAAAACAATGTTTTCTTGATAATGATAGGGACGGGACCTTACGAAAAAAAAGCCAAAGAACTGGCTGAAAAATTAGGCATAGAAAAATTCGTAAAATGCACGGGCCGGATTCCTTACGAAGAAATTCCTTCTTTTTATCAAGGCTCCGATATTTTCAGTTTTGCGTCTTTAACGGAAACCCAAGGTATTGTTGTTTTGGAAGCGGAAGCCGCCGGGTTGCCAGTCGTGGTTTTGGAAGATGATGTTTTTGCGGGAATAATCAAGGACGGGAAAAACGGCTTTATAATACAAAAACAAAAACCAGAGGTTTTTGCCGATTCTATATTGAAAATTCTTGAGGATAAAAAATTATATAATAAATTTTCCGAAGTTTCCCAAAAAATTGCCAAGTCCTTTTCTAAAGAAAAACAAGCTAAAAAATTATTGGATATTTATAAAAAATCATTGAAAGACCATGAAAACAATAACCATTCTCGAATTTCAAAATTGATAAATTTTCTCGGCAAGGTAAAATCCCTAATCAGATAA